In Puntigrus tetrazona isolate hp1 chromosome 18, ASM1883169v1, whole genome shotgun sequence, one genomic interval encodes:
- the cep126 gene encoding centrosomal protein of 126 kDa, with the protein MPVLEDTLYYSNIRSDVHEENEDEREALVQEQRYCRTRAHKLSLETNRRRKALEERRKQWDVQEQRLRENILQQRHQRVQDATENFQRAHLPPSQRKRPAAFKRRPLNLDEALHHIQGSPHIYTPFLASGSAIIRSCTPSPKPSGGARHLRALSAAEAYAKLLQEKSLSNFKNNQPLFLSEQQDTHTDLKEKEQADLQEYLDTPHSETESLSSLDSLEKGDTQKSHDTAPVCCSHQSTTCTQSFYLPMGPPDLQDPKNPPAPFRQSNNPCSPSHPSSFIAKSFLEEFLNQESKLTLNSASPNDRESTEENRSLRNCMQERFDNSKDQLQTFNNHGCQKELTQQDFANNSERMTHDNDRNAQGNILKDKGSVVAHCKTQAVPDTTPLEFSSRTKVFKSDSKQQTRALEEKYAKHLSETQTALPASVCKHSSSSFEAFSSSSAHLSITYRTDTSSPNIQQIEELSSSQSLKRKPDVYVATGLKIESKPLSMEECISIGPKNETDVTKLAKAEMLKSSKSMEEPNRTSANPVNHCAPNNNVRFLKGILKNHLKSKSGTVKFTYTPGHLLFTKEVAILIRDSVELARTRLNEPEQNRTIKKKLRWFDEVDGAEGMDRVFRDPSRRTNLPQQTHKQLSADHSDHVNLLTGVSKNISNKTSAVPAGPQSTRQAWADVGPQESRAQEPTSQRRALCTGGPRTPRRARSARVGSCPVTSRARKGTIIRPQSAREAQHVAKAQGKILVPRPPPKAEAVECNLAEGPVYISKASCDDDDDDDGAQSRPDLQDMALCKDTPDSQAIVYRPTLRTDAVCAPVPPCCTYTHEAGICSLSPPDALADNARRRCGENGICLDRTPTDEEISLLWHGVRSALASKDGDPQSFLAHNGPLSSSPQVCASLSHVTINGDSLISGVKGASKMGGFFLSSSNIRSPIRRQAMEGNMVKNRVSVENNRNQTAGSAQRKPSFPYQVTVPKPQHPNKNGHAADSEGPEMSDGSHEVVDCAQTHKFCNAPIGPLSQRVQSLSVSDLSLEEQKILQSLERLNQRLQYVQDTAGGNPAVRGIFTLAPAFNQTGETVGVTVRRRGASADNRNRSQQR; encoded by the exons ATGCCAGTCCTGGAGGACACACTTTACTACTC GAACATTAGATCAGACGTACATGAAGAGAATGAAGATGAAAGAGAAGCGTTGGTGCAAGAACAGAGGTACTGTCGAACTCGGGCTCACAAACTTTCCCTGGAAACAAATCGCAGACGAAA GGCCCTAGAGGAGAGAAGGAAACAATGGGATGTTCAGGAGCAGAGACTGAGGGAGAATATTCTACAGCAGCGCCATCAGAGGGTCCAGGATGCTACAGAGAACTTCCAAAGAGCTCATCTCCCTCCTTCCCAGAGAAAAAGACCAG CAGCCTTTAAGAGAAGACCACTCAACCTTGATGAAGCACTTCATCATATTCAGGGCAGTCCGCACATTTACACTCCTTTTTTGGCAAGTGGCTCCGCCATTATTAG GAGCTGCACTCCCTCCCCAAAGCCTTCAGGTGGCGCCCGTCACCTACGTGCCTTATCTGCAGCCGAGGCCTACGCCAAACTCCTGCAGGAGAAGAGCCTGAGCAACTTCAAGAACAACCAGCCGCTCTTCCTCAGCGAGCAGCAGGACACCCACACtgatctgaaagaaaaagagcaggCCGATCTACAG GAGTATCTTGATACCCCACATAGCGAGACAGAGAGTCTGTCTAGCCTGGACAGCTTAGAGAAGGGAGACACTCAGAAGAGCCATGACACTGCACCGGTTTGTTGCTCCCACCAGAGCACCACCTGTACCCAGTCTTTCTACCTACCAATGGGTCCACCTGATCTCCAAGACCCCAAAAACCCTCCAGCACCATTCAGACAGTCCAACAACCCATGTTCACCATCTCACCCATCCTCTTTCATAGCAAAGAGCTTTCTGGAGGAGTTCTTAAATCAGGAAAGCAAACTCACTCTCAACTCAGCCTCACCAAACGATCGTGAGTCAACAGAAGAAAACAGGAGTCTCCGGAATTGCATGCAAGAAAGATTTGATAACTCAAAAGACCAATTGCAGACCTTCAACAACCATGGTTGCCAAAAAGAGTTGACTCAGCAGGACTTTGCAAATAATTCAGAACGCATGACTCATGATAATGACAGGAACGCTCAAGGAAACATTTTGAAAGACAAAGGATCTGTGGTTGCCCACTGCAAAACACAAGCCGTACCAGATACCACACCCCTGGAATTCTCAAGTCGAACTAAAGTCTTCAAGTCAGACTCCAAGCAGCAGACAAGAGCCCTGGAGGAAAAATATGCTAAACATTTATCAGAAACACAGACGGCTCTTCCAGCAAGCGTGTGCAAACACAGCAGCAGTTCATTCGAAGCCTTTTCGAGCTCCTCTGCCCATCTTAGTATAACTTATCGGACTGACACGAGTTCCCCAAACATACAACAAATAGAAGAGCTGAGTTCTTCACAGTCACTTAAACGAAAACCAGATGTATATGTTGCCACAGGGCTTAAGATAGAATCCAAACCACTGAGCATGGAGGAGTGTATAAGCATAGGTCCTAAAAATGAAACGGATGTCACCAAATtggcaaaagctgaaatgctGAAGTCTTCTAAAAGCATGGAAGAGCCAAACAGAACATCTGCAAACCCTGTGAACCATTGTGCCCCGAACAACAATGTCAGATTCCTGAAAGGGATTcttaaaaaccatttaaaatccAAATCAGGTACTGTCAAATTCACTTACACTCCTGGCCACTTGCTTTTCACCAAAGAAGTGGCCATATTAATCCGGGACAGCGTAGAGCTGGCCAGGACAAGACTCAATGAGCCAGAACAGAATAGGACCATTAAGAAGAAACTACGCTGGTTTGATGAGGTAGATGGGGCTGAGGGGATGGACCGAGTGTTTAGAGACCCCAGCAGACGTACTAACCTGCCTCAACAAACCCATAAACAGCTCTCGGCAGATCACTCTGACCATGTGAATTTACTCACAGGGGTATCAAAGAACATCTCCAATAAGACCTCTGCTGTCCCCGCTGGGCCCCAATCCACTAGACAGGCCTGGGCAGATGTAGGGCCCCAAGAAAGCCGTGCACAGGAGCCCACCTCTCAAAGGAGAGCTCTCTGCACTGGGGGCCCACGGACTCCCCGGAGAGCGCGCTCAGCCAGAGTCGGCTCGTGTCCCGTTACCTCCCGGGCCAGGAAGGGCACTATCATCAGACCGCAATCTGCCAGAGAAGCGCAACATGTGGCCAAGGCCCAGGGGAAGATTTTGGTGCCTCGACCCCCTCCAAAAGCCGAAGCTGTGGAGTGTAACTTAGCTGAGGGTCCCGTGTACATCTCAAAGGCATCCtgcgatgatgatgatgatgatgatggtgcaCAGAGCAGACCGGATCTGCAGGATATGGCCCTTTGCAAAGACACTCCAGATAGCCAGGCAATAGTTTATAGGCCTACTCTCAGAACAGATGCTGTCTGTGCTCCAGTGCCACCCTGCTGTACCTACACCCATGAGGCAGGCATCTGCTCGCTCTCCCCTCCAGATGCCCTTGCAGACAATGCCAGGCGCAGGTGTGGAGAAAATGGCATATGTTTGGACCGGACTCCTACAGATGAGGAGATCTCGCTGCTGTGGCATGGAGTCCGAAGTGCTCTCGCAAGTAAAGATg GTGACCCTCAAAGTTTTCTTGCTCACAATGGCCCGTTGTCTTCTTCGCCTCAAGTATGTGCCAGTCTGTCCCATGTCACTATCAATGGTGATAGTCTGATCAGTGGTGTCAAAGGAGCCTCAAAAATGGGCGGATTTTTCTTGTCTTCCTCTAACA TCAGAAGTCCAATAAGGAGACAGGCTATGGAGGGTAATATGGTGAAGAACCGAGTTTCAGtggaaaacaacagaaaccaAACAGCAGGATCAGCACAGAGAAAGCCCAGTTTTCCTTATCAG GTCACTGTGCCAAAACCTCAACATCCAAATAAAAACGGGCATGCAGCCGACAGTGAAG GGCCGGAGATGTCAGACGGTTCTCACGAAGTAGTGGACTGCGCTCAGACCCATAAGTTCTGCAACGCTCCGATTGGTCCATTGAGCCAAAGAGTACAGTCGCTCAGCGTCAGCGATCTATCACTAGAGGAGCAGAAGATCCTGCAGTCCCTCGAGAGACTTAATCAACGCCTGCAAT ATGTGCAAGATACAGCTGGCGGCAACCCAGCGGTGAGGGGCATCTTTACTTTGGCTCCTGCCTTT AACCAGACGGGCGAGACTGTAGGTGTCACCGTGCGTAGGCGGGGAGCCTCTGCTGATAATCGCAACAGAAGCCAACAGCGTTAG